TCTACACCTTCGCCAGGGTCTGGACCCGAGAACCCCCATCAGacccaggaaaacaaaaaccagcctggagctgcctttGGCTGCACCCTGTGGTCTGATGAGCTGTGtggaaaggagaggagcagacaGGGACCAAGGCTCAAAAGAAGCATCAGGTCTGGTTTACCTGTGGCCAAGAAGATTTTGTGCCCTGTCAGGGTATGGTGCTGTCCCTCAGCACATATTGAGTTGACAGAAGGATGTTTCCATATGTGAGACTCATTTTGTAGCCACCCTGCCCAAAGTAATCTATCTCATGAGCTCCTGTCTTTGGAGGGCCATTCCCTTGTGACAGCACTGAGCTCATTTCTGCTCGACCTTGTGtctccctctgctccactcGCCTCCACAGCCAGGGCTTGCTGGTATGGAGCAGGACATGGAGCAATGCTGAGCCCTCCCCACTGGCAGGATACAGCCCACCAACAAGCCAGTTTGGTTTGGAGTGGCCAAAATATGAGATCCCCCACTGAGTCCCTGAGCATCCCCATTTCTGGCTATAAATCCCTTCCAAGGAGGCGTCTTTAGAGAGGGTGGCTGAGATGATCCACAAGCTGCAGccaccccccaccccctcctCAAGAGGAATTGCTCTCACACAAATGAAATGTGTGTAATTAAtgggcagggggctggacaGGTCTGAGATGAAAGCGTTTCCTGGACTTGTCCTTCATTTGCATGGTATCAGAAGCTGTTCAGAAGGTGTGACTTTTCCCACAGGGAGCCCTCAGTTCGGTGGCACAATAAAGCCAGAACTTCTTACCCAGAATTAATTaaaggagggggagggggaTGGCAGGGAAATGTTTGAAAGCTGAGCCTGATGCAATAAACAAACAGCCCAGTCGTCCTTCCCAAGCTAGAGCCTGCCTAGGGGAGCCTGGGcaagccccagccctgccacagcaTCCTACAGCCCACCCAGCTCAGTGCACACCCATATCCAAGCAGACCTGGTGGAAAAGCTGTAAACTGAGAGAAGgggtgggagcagaggcagcatgTGCCaaaaggtttggggtttggttgaTAAAGCCCTagtgcagcccctgctcagACAGCACATGCCTGCCCCTTTTCTTGCCACTTCAATTTATTGCTGCCTGTCTACTCTGTTTCTCTACCatagaaatcacagaatggtttggattggaagggactttaaaggtCATTTATTTCCAAATGTCCTGCCATGAACAGGGATACTTCCACGAGATCAGATTGCTCacagctccatccaacctggcctggagagcacccacagcttctctgggcaacagCAGCATTTAATCTGAAAACAGCTCTTTCCTCTGCCTGGTGTTGCCCTGGCATGGTCACCCTGCATTTACTTCTTACTCTGTGTTAGCTGGCTGGACCAGGTGGGTTTCTCTGTGATCTGGCAAGGCAGAGTCTCCCAAAcgtttcccagctccagccttgtCACTGTGTCTGGATGGCACCACACGGTGAAGCCCTGTGCatgcagggacacacacacaccactgcTTGGAGCTCAGGATGGGGCCATCATCCCTGCTCCAACAGCCAGAGCAGCACggctcctctcctgcttcctctgctgcctccctccaGCCAGCTGGTGGCAGTGAGGGCGCTGCAGGGTGACACTGGGAATGGTGGCCTTAGGTACAGGCACATGCCCACCACAAGGACTTTGCTAGCTCGAAGCAGGGGTTTCTGCCCAAAACACCCATGCTAACAGCATGAgttaacagaagaaaataccCATCCCCAAAGCCCctcatccccagccccagccccatctCAGCACCCTGCAGTCCCCAGGGCCTTTGGATGGGTGATTCTCCAGCTTGGTTCATACACCTGctatgaagaaagaaaatggcaaagTCGCAGATTCCTAGGTTGATGATTGACCCTGTGCATTCAATTAGCAGCCAGGGTTCCTGTCACGGTGGAGGAACAGCAGGTATCACCAGGGACTGTCTCCACCTCCCTCTATGGCTGGTGGAAGACACCAGCCCTGGGGACCATGTGCACAGCACCCTGCAGGGCCCAGGAGGAACATGAGCTCCTCCAGACTTACCAAGGACTAAGTGGCATCAGTGCAGAGACAGGATATGAGGAACCATTAATTAATGCACTTACTCATTAACTTACTAGAATTGGGCTCTTTAATCTTCCAAGCAATGGTGAAACAACCTTTGTTGACTAGGAGCTAAAGTTAGAAAATTTCAAACAATAAACAAAGTCTCAAGCTATAGTGCTCCATGGCCACCCAAAAGTACTTTAATGAACAGTGGCTGACTAACCATGGACCAAGTGAGCTGGGGATCCCTTCCCAGAGGCCAGGCCTGGGTGCCTTTCACTCTGGCAGAGCAGACAGCAGGATTTCAGGGCTAATGTGgtacagagctgtgcagggacacagaaGTGTCCATACCCACCTCAAACCCCAGAATACTGGCTGCCCACTGCTCTAGGTtttggctgcagcccaggatggcAGGGATGGGGGCACAGCCTTACTGGAGACTGAGCACCCGCACCATGCCCTTCCCTACCACAGCTGGGGCATCTGTATCAAGGCAGGAGTCATTCCTGTGCCTCTGCTACCCTTACCTGGAGCAGGCACCTGGCACCAATTCACTCTTGTTCACAAAGCCATTAGGAAAAGCAGTCAGAcaaattaaaggaagaaaagcaaccATTAAGGACTATCAAACACCATCTCTGCCTGGGGAAAGGCCAGGAGCAATTCACTTTTAATTCCTCTAGTCTGCAAATCACAACAAAGTCTCAGCCGGTTGTCATCCTCAGGCTTCTGCAGCCCTTGAGTCCCTCCTGGAACAGTTAAGACAAAAGCCATCCATGCTCTCCTGTGGCTAAGCAACATCCCTGATCTCCGTGATGTAGCAGCGCTGCTCAGGTGCAGAGCACGGCCAAGTGCTCAGccccttcttttccctccttgaAACTATTGACAAATACTGCTGgctcagcccaggctgctgtgtcAGCCAGGGGAAAGCTCAGCCTGGCACTACAGATCAGTCTCAGCCCGAGCACTAAGTAATGTCACAGGCACCCCATGAGCATTGCAACAAACCAGGGCTGGCACCAGTGATGGTGAGACTCACCCTGCGGGGCTGCTACACTTTTGCAGTTCAACATATTTCACAATTTTATCCTTGCACGCATCCATACCTTAGAACCACTCAATGCCTGAATCCCTGATCAGCTCCTATAAGCAAgacccagcactgcagcagggtTGAGTATTCTCTGAAGGATGAGATGCAACAGCTCATTTTACACTGCCTGCCCCCAAGATCTTTTTGGGTAAGAGAGGAGCAAATGCCAGCTTTCTCTTGGAAAGTTTCATCCGGTCCTTTAAAGGTCAAGGCTCCACTACACTATGTCCCCATTCAACCCGCAATGTGCCTTGTTCCCACCTGTCAAGAAGGTGGCATCTAAACATTAAACCTGGAATTTGCTGCAAGGAAAACAGTGATTTCCACAAGACTCATCTGATCAAGGATCTTGGGGCAGTCTCCCACTTCCCACAGCTGTTCCCTTGGGAAGGAAATTGAACAaaccagcagcctcagccccatGCTGCACTCCACTGCCATCCCCTTTCATCCCTCTCCAATATGTCTGTCCAGCCCAAACCCCTCCCTGGAAAGCATCAGGCTCAATTAGACTAATACAAATTTTTAATGcacatattaaataaatatttcaatcaTTTCATATTCAATTTGTacacaaccaaaacaaaacaaaaatcctcaaggaaacaggaaaaatctcaaacaataaaaaaagtttGGATGAAAATTCACCCCTGGTTCTGGCTCCTATCCAGTGTCTTTGTTTGCCCTCCCCGTGAAGAATAATTGGTTTAACCCTTTGGAGAGAGTCATAGTCCCAGGGCAGcatgtgcagagcagggctggctgaaGATGTTCATTCAAGAGATTTGATGTTtcctttggggtttgggtttttttttccttagaaatatAAAATTGGGATTCTGTCAATACAAATTTTGAAAGAACTCCCCTGCTTTCCTAGGAGTGCAAGGGCAGCAGTATTTCTGATCAAGGAAGAAACCTGGAAGAGATGGTTGGCAATGGAAGCACCAACTATTATGACAAGATACTGAATATCACAACAAAACAGCCTGAAATGGCTCCACAATAATTTGTAaactttgtttaattttatagATGGAAACTTGCATCTCATAAAAAAatatagacagaaaaaaaattaatttttggtgAGAAGTTTGCATTTTCCACATGGGGAAAAAGTAATACCAGTTATCAGCCCGCTCCACTGCAGCCTTAATACTTTCAAACAAACCAAATGCCAAAGATGCTCCCATGGGTAAGAGGTACCAAGTCAGTTCAGGACTTTCTCTGGGGAATCCAtcacccctgtcccctcctgagaaaaaaagttgAGAGTTGTGAAGCCAGCAGCATTCTCAGAAGGATATGACTTCCAGCAACCCCTTGCTCAGCCAAAGAAGCAGGCACAtccaaggaaagaaagcatCCAGTGGTCCTCACCCCAGGCGTCACAGTCAGCCCCCATTGGCAGTGGCCCCACATCACCCAGGCTGTAAAAACCACCTAGGAGGCCTCCAACCACCTCCAAAATAAATCCCttcctttcagctttttttcagCCTCTCCATCTTCTCCAGCAAGCATAGGATGAGTTCAGTTCATTTAAATAGCACATTGCTTCCAGATTTggatttccatgtttttttgcttgtttgttttaaacacaatttttaaactCCTTTCCCCCTAgagctacaaaaaaaaataattacaaaataaagcGCAACCCCAAACAGACTAGAACATTTCTAAGTGAAGGGCTCTTCTCCCTTCACCAGTCTTTGAATGTTTCATTACTTTTAAAGCTGGAGTACAAAAATAGagcctctatttttttttttcctttttttttttttttttttttgtaaaaaccAAACACCCCCCCCAACATACCAACAACTAGagcaggtaattttttttttttatcctcccccctcccttttttttttttgttttgttttgtttaatacCCATATGGGAAAGTCTCTACATATAGTCCACCAAGCTCAGAGGAGCATCCTCCAGGAGAGATGCAGGCAGAGGGGGCAGGCACATCAAGGGCCCGCTCTGGAGCTGGAGTTTCTAGTCCTTTTACTCCTCCGGTTGAAGGGGTAGTTGAGGAACTCGAAGCGTCTGTGGGGCTCGGTGGTCTGGTGGCCCTTGGGAAGCCTCTTCATGAAATGCACCTCGCGCTGGTGCTGCCGGGTCTTGGAGCCCTTGCGCGGGCGGCCCTTGCGGGTGAAGGCCATGTACCAGCCCTCATACTTGGCGTTCTGCAGCGCTGTGTAGTTGTTCTCCAGCACGATCTCCGTGAAGACACAGTCCTTGCCTTTGCCGTTGCTCTGAGAAGGGGACAGGAGAAGAGAGTTAAGCAGCAGGCTTTAAAACAACAGGCTTGCGCAAGAGGGCTGCTTCTCACTGCCCCACACTGGACTGATTGCTGTGGGCTTGTGGGCAACCAAAGGCTCACTTCTCCCACAAGTCAGAATTGCCCAAAACATGCTTTTGCTTAACAAGCCACAGGGAGCAGGCATTGTGACACAAACACTGCTCATGTACCAGTGCAGCTGGTCCCAGCGTTAACTTCCACCACATTCATAAGGGAACTTTTGCCTCCATCTCTGCCTAGATATAACCATAAGCAAACTCTTCATCCCAATTCACCCACCCACCCTGTCTCCTTGGGGTCTTTAACATAGGAGGGGCATCGAGGAGCATTGAGTGGCAGGAGAAGTGACATGAGGTCAGTGATGACCCACAGATGCAGGTCGTGGGGGGAGCATGGGGTAGCCAGGAACTGATCTCCCCCATTATGGGCAGTAGCAGGACTAGTGAGGGGCCCACATAGGGCAGCCCCTAGGAAGCAGCTGCCATGGAAAATCCTTGCAGATAATCGCTGTTCTGGAGGGATTTTGCATGTCCAGCCCTGCCGCCACAGGAAGGGGCATCAAGGCACAGAAGCTGCTTGACAAACCAGCGGGTGGTGCGGTCTGGCCTTGGGGCCAGCCCCATGGAGCATCTTAACATTCCTGGCACTTGTACCATGTAATCGTGGAGAATAGACCAGCAATCCGCCTATTTGTTCGGAGAGATAGAAGGAATGTGCCCCACACGGCACCCGCCCACCTCTCTTGCTCCCCCTCAGGCTGCAGGATGGCTTGTCCCCCTGCCCCCAAAAGGCAGAGCTCTACTCCTGGCAGTCCCTGCTCCGTGTCCCCGGCAGTTCCCTGCTTTGCCCACACCCTTGCACCCTACCTTGCCAATCAGCTTCCCCTTCTTGTTCATGCAGATGTAGAAACCTGTGGCTGCCCCCTTGATACGCACGCGGCTCCCAAAGGTGTCTGTCTCCACGATGAGCTtggctggggagagcagcagggggagagagggagggaggtcACAGGGGCTGTGGGATAGGGCTGGCACAGGTGTGGAGACCCCAGCAATGCACGAGGTTAAGATACAGCCTGCCCCCCCACTTTTAACTTGCCCCTATGTCCCTGCATGACCTTGGACATGTCCCTTTGCCACCTTAAGCTGTGCTGCATGGGGAGTAGCTCTGTTTTATCCAGCTCCATGGGGCTAAGTGGTTTAGGTGCCACAGAGGTGTCCCAGATGGAGGTAGGGCAGTGAGCAAGGCACACACTGGTTGGCAGAGAAcaaggcagcagccctgcaaaCTGAGGCAAGTCTGGGTGTGCTTGTGGGCAAGAACCAGACAGGCACCTTCTGGAAGTGCACAGCGTGctgccagctgtccccagcccaggggacactgCTCCATGTCACTCTgccaggccagggctgcaggaggagcagtgaCTTTGCAGCTGGCAGGGGAGGCATGAAGGGTACAGCCACCCTTTTAATGCCTTTCACCTTTGCACGAGTCGAGAGGGCGTATTGATTTGGTCTCAGTTTTTTAATGGAGGCATCGATCGACTTCCGAAGGAGCTATGCAAATCACTGGGTCGATGGGCCGCCTATAAATAGACCTGtcaccttccctccctgccttcacCCTGGGAACTCAAGCCCCAAAGCCCACCCATCCCCAGGGAAGGGGGAGGATGAGGACAGGACATCCTTCTTCCCCAtactgcagctgctgtccccagagcaaGGCCTGATGGGGATGGTGGCTACCTGTTTGCACCTCAAAAGGTCTGTGCTATTCCAAGCACCAAAGAATTCCCCATGATGCTGAAAAGCCAGCTGTGACTGTCCCATCACCTCTTGTCCAGCATCAGCCCACAGTACAGTAAGCACTATCCAACAAGGCAATTAGAGGACAGTCACAAAAGCTCCAAGCCCACACTCTTATTATGGGTTTAAGTCCATTGATGCCTTATTTAGCCTCCCTGATCCCTGCACAAGAGCTGCTCAGTTTCTCAGGAGTGTGGTTCACTGCAGCTTGTGCATCTCTACCCCAGGATGCCCAGCCTCCAGCAAGCACCAGTGAGGGCAGTGATGTGGCTCCAGAGGgggaggctctgcaggaggaTGCTTTGAACTGCAGAAGGAGACTGTAGGTGCACACACAAGCTAAACTGAGCCTAAATCACACTCTGGGCAAGGGGCAAATGGCCTTTCTGTCTCTGCAGTGCCTCAACCCTGCATCCCTCTTAGGATGGATGCTGCTGAGGTCAATGGCACTGAGGATGGGGGCAGtaagcaggcagtgctggcaaCCACTGAGTATACATTTGGTAAGGTCATCCCCAAATTTACTGGGGCCAACTGATTTGGTGCTGTTAGGCAGGCCAAGCTTGATGTGCGTGCAGGCACCCTCTCCTGTCAATATAATCCTGCAGCATCTCTTGTCCCCAAGCTACCATGTACTCACATCCCCCTACTCCTACTAGGCAGGCACAGATTGAACTCGGAGACAAGAAATTTGGGAAGAGCAAactccaggctgtgctgatcAATACCCAGAGCCTGACAAGCACCTGGCATCCCCAAAATCACCCACGGGAGCGATGCCACTCCGCAAACAAAGCCCTGAGACAGTGACTCCCTATTTATCTATACTGGGGAAAGGGGTGGAATTGATCTTGGAGGCAGTAAAAGGTTTGAGGAgaattgatttttctctctgagaaaTAGAAAGAGCGGGAGGCAGGGatgaagagggaaagagggagggagTGGGGAGGCCTTGGCCCCAGTGAGCACAAAACCGTGCTTTAAAGATGCACATTGCTTCTCTTTTGgacttctctttttccccaaaGGGCAACTGTGATTTACAGCCACCAGACGGGTTTGCCGCCCTGCACGAGCCCAGCCCATGTGTCACTCCAGCTCCCTTACCCACAGAGGTTGAAGACAACCTGGCCCCAGGGACTTGCACCCCTAGACCCTTGCAGGCAACTGGTGAACCCTGCAAACTCCAGccccaaccaacaaaaaatccTGGGCACATAAAAACAGCCAGCAAATGGGCAGAGAGCTGTGCCGGTGTCTCCAGCCACTCGTGGGGTTGAGTTCaagctgcagctggcagtggTTTTCTTGGtggcaggcagagcctgggagGGACAAGCTGGGCTGCACTAGCTGCCCGCCTTCccttagaattaaaaaaagtcaATCAAATATTGACAATTAAGACAAATAACTGAAAACGCCAGACTCAATGTTAAGTCGGCTGTAAAAATGTCAGGGTGGGGAAAGGGGTCatcagcaaaaataaatcaaccCCTTTTACACACCCACCCCCAAAAAatgagaccaaaaaaaaaaaaaaaaaagtcagaaagaaGGGTTTGGAGATGGGGGATCTTTGCTGCAAAACTGGATTTCTAAATAACATTTggggggaggttttttttttttcctctctcttttggggagggggggagacTTAACATTTTCAACTCTATTCTTTCATTTAAGTGACAGATTTATCCCAGTAAAATTATGTTTCATGCTCAAACTTTGAAGGGAAAGTGGCTAcgtaaatgctgaaaaaatgcAGCGAGACACACTTGATCCCCCAACTGGACTGCGAAGAGGAGAAAGTATTcaggaaatgttaaaaaaggTGAAAGTAAGAAGCGTTTTAATAGTTCTTCCAGACATGGGGGCCTCCCTAGAGATTCATACAGAACAATCCTGAACCTCTATTTTAACATTTACAGACTTGCAACTCTTTTAAAACTTTACATCTGAAAAACTGCTTGTTCTCTTTCTGGTTTAGATcagtcttcattttcttccttagcTCTTCAAATGCTTAAccttttttattacattttaatagAGTTTTTCAAGCCACCACCAGTCCCCTCCCTCTGGCCGTATTTAAACCTGGTTGTTATTTAAATATGCAGtaactgttttttaaattccaggCGTTAGATATCTAAAACAAGatgggattttcttctttttttgcttcagaaattaGCTACTGCCCTTTCAAGCTAGAGCTGCTCCAAGATGGGAATAATTCATTTGCAAGATTAATTCTGGATGTATGCAACATCGCATGGAACCTGCACTGTGCTTGTACTGATAATGTCCAGCGTGAAATTTTCAGccaaagcaaaatgaaggaaaagccccccaaaaccacaaagatttaaaaaaaaaatagtttctacTAATCTACCCCAAGCAAGAAAGGGAAATTGCAGctaacaggaaagaaagagagttGTGATACCTGTGTACAACACACAGGAGCACAGGCacttccctgccctgggtgcaGGATCAGGCCCCCCAGAGCCGGCCCCACGGTGGTGCCGGGGCTCGCTGGCCCCACTGACCCCTGGGCTGTGTTTGACCATCTCAACATGTCAGTAGCTCACACGATCAAAGTTTTTGGGCTTCGGGAGTCCCCAGCGGAGGGACCGGTCCCCTTGCCCCTGAGAGGGTGgaggttttggggagggggtgCCAGGGCGATGCAGAGGGGCCGTGGCAGAGCACAGGCTCTCTCACACTTGCAGAGTCCCTGCTTTGTCCCTGGAGACGCCGCAGCATCTTTGCCTGCAGCTGACTGCCTCGCTGACCCTCTGCTCAGGATTTGGTttgaggaggaagggatgggaCAGGAAAATGCCACTTTAGACAATTCTAGTTCAGGGAAGGCTCCCAAAGCAGTcatttcccctttctcctccctgcctcttctttttcaaatttactttccatttctgtttcaaaaggAAGTCTCAGGGATTCCCTTCCCTGCAAAGAGCTGGGATGAAATGTCTGATGATGCTCAGGATGCCACAGCCCCAAGCTCTCCGAGTCAGGTGTAAACCAAGAATTAAAGGGAATGAAGCAGAGCCTATCCTTCACGAGCTGGTCCCCTCCCTTGGTACAGGGAACCTGCCCTCACCTTGAATCACACAGCTGCTGATTACTGACCCCTATGTTCTCCTTTTACAAGCCCCCACAAGCCAAACGATTTTAACGATTTCTGGCTAACAAACAGAACGGAAATCATCAATCGCCACGCTGGGCTGCGaacacctccccagctcccccctCGCCTGCCCACATCGCGTGTCCTTACCGTGCACATCCCCATCCTCTGCCATCGCATTGATTTTCTTGTTGTCCAAGATCTGCACATGTTTCCCGCTGGTCCGGCTGTACAGCTGGTAGGTACGGACAAGCCGCCG
This is a stretch of genomic DNA from Sylvia atricapilla isolate bSylAtr1 chromosome 8, bSylAtr1.pri, whole genome shotgun sequence. It encodes these proteins:
- the FGF8 gene encoding fibroblast growth factor 8 isoform X2; translation: MDPCSSLFSYVLMHLFVLCLQAQHVREQSLVTDQLSRRLVRTYQLYSRTSGKHVQILDNKKINAMAEDGDVHAKLIVETDTFGSRVRIKGAATGFYICMNKKGKLIGKSNGKGKDCVFTEIVLENNYTALQNAKYEGWYMAFTRKGRPRKGSKTRQHQREVHFMKRLPKGHQTTEPHRRFEFLNYPFNRRSKRTRNSSSRAGP
- the FGF8 gene encoding fibroblast growth factor 8 isoform X1 codes for the protein MDPCSSLFSYVLMHLFVLCLQAQVTVQSPPNFTQHVREQSLVTDQLSRRLVRTYQLYSRTSGKHVQILDNKKINAMAEDGDVHAKLIVETDTFGSRVRIKGAATGFYICMNKKGKLIGKSNGKGKDCVFTEIVLENNYTALQNAKYEGWYMAFTRKGRPRKGSKTRQHQREVHFMKRLPKGHQTTEPHRRFEFLNYPFNRRSKRTRNSSSRAGP